A region from the Dendropsophus ebraccatus isolate aDenEbr1 chromosome 1, aDenEbr1.pat, whole genome shotgun sequence genome encodes:
- the LOC138786274 gene encoding olfactory receptor 5G29-like — protein MKAMHLRNETLTSEFLLLGFQNLSFLKLPTFSFFLGMFVITLTKTVECFILAVMSYDRYLAICDPLRYNSIMSARLQYQFMFWSWVAGTMTSITLAAQIYVLQYCGSNVIDHFFCDTVALLELSCSSTYIVKVEDLIIAVTVTLFPFVFICLTYFCIFFTIFRRQTSTGRQKAFSTCSAHLLVVSIFYGSLLSVYGAPSSGYSPNLNKCLSLLYTFLTPLFNPIIYSLRNREIRLAFRKISKLNVVFIGYKPTQLNANTVNM, from the exons GCCATGCATTTACGGAATGAAACTCTGACCTCAGAATTTCTTCTTCTTGGATTCCAGAACCTCAGTTTCTTGAAGTTGcccacattttctttttttcttgggATGTTTGTGATTACGTTGACCA AGACTGTTGAGTGTTTTATCCTCGCGGTGATGTCGTATGATCGGTACTTGGCCATTTGTGACCCTCTACGTTACAATTCCATCATGAGTGCTCGGCTCCAGTATCAGTTCATGTTCTGGTCTTGGGTTGCAGGTACAATGACCTCCATCACTTTAGCTGCACAGATATATGTTTTGCAGTATTGTGGCTCCAATGTCATTGACCACTTCTTCTGTGATACGGTTGCTCTTCTGGAACTATCATGTTCAAGCACTTACATAGTTAAAGTGGAAGATTTAATCATTGCCGTAACTGTTACTTTATTTCCATTTGTTTTTATATGTCTAACATATTTCTGCATATTTTTCACCATCTTTAGAAGACAGACATCTACTGGAAGGCAAAAAGCCTTTTCTACCTGCTCCGCACACCTTCTCGTTGTCTCTATATTCTATGGCTCTTTGCTTTCTGTATATGGAGCGCCATCCAGTGGCTACTCACCCAACCTCAATAAGTGTCTATCTTTGCTTTATACCTTTCTTACTCCATTGTTTAATCCCATCATATACAGCTTAAGAAATCGAGAGATCAGGTTGGCATTTAGAAAGATTTCAAAACTAAATGTGGTTTTCATTGG ATACAAGCCAACCCAGCTTAATGCCAACACAGTCAACATGTAG